A genomic segment from Streptomyces sp. NBC_00459 encodes:
- a CDS encoding snapalysin family zinc-dependent metalloprotease encodes MARALNLLSTAILTSGVLLGVSAPVNAADPAPEIIPIDLLLAGSYTDAAREAITIWNTSVPSIRFVEQDTPAPLRVMEYKTARGVQSHVNIKGAGRGWVYLEVGDAQLYKPSRIVVHELGHILSLPDLGPGSPCSKVMSGAWGGSDCLNVQPDAAERAGVRDFFAVNDVGDPVPWWGSGLAAR; translated from the coding sequence ATGGCCCGAGCACTGAACCTGTTGTCGACGGCGATCCTGACGTCCGGTGTCCTGCTGGGAGTGAGCGCGCCGGTCAACGCGGCCGACCCGGCACCCGAGATCATCCCCATCGACCTTCTGCTGGCCGGCTCCTACACCGACGCGGCCCGCGAGGCGATCACGATCTGGAACACATCTGTTCCTTCGATCAGATTTGTTGAACAGGACACCCCAGCGCCGCTGCGGGTCATGGAGTACAAGACGGCCAGGGGGGTCCAATCCCACGTCAACATCAAGGGTGCGGGGCGCGGTTGGGTGTACCTGGAGGTCGGTGACGCGCAGTTGTACAAGCCGTCTCGCATCGTCGTCCACGAGTTGGGCCACATTCTGTCGCTTCCCGACCTGGGCCCGGGCAGCCCGTGCTCCAAGGTGATGTCAGGCGCCTGGGGCGGATCCGACTGCCTCAACGTGCAGCCTGACGCCGCCGAGAGAGCCGGCGTCAGGGACTTCTTTGCCGTCAATGACGTCGGCGACCCGGTCCCGTGGTGGGGGTCAGGGCTCGCCGCACGGTAG
- a CDS encoding SDR family NAD(P)-dependent oxidoreductase, whose product MRKLQNKVVFVAGAATGPGAASARRLAQEDARAVLGDLNADGAEETVADIRAGGDDAVALEFDTSDNASVGRLVPTAVGTYGGLDAVHANAGDMGAVQKDTDVTDIDLAIRDRTIAVNLRGHMPVSRHAVPELIARGDAIAYTSSIASFTGDPQRPANAVTEAGINALARHVASRWSKEGIRANAVAPGPILTPEIEEGAPPETLRAMLARNRGTRHGRAEDAAGMVTCLVSDEGARINGQVLTVDGGTVLR is encoded by the coding sequence GTGCGGAAGCTGCAGAACAAGGTGGTCTTCGTGGCAGGTGCCGCCACCGGGCCGGGTGCCGCCTCGGCGCGGCGGCTGGCACAGGAGGACGCCAGAGCAGTCCTGGGTGACCTGAATGCCGACGGCGCCGAGGAGACCGTCGCCGACATCCGCGCCGGAGGCGATGACGCGGTCGCGCTCGAGTTCGACACCTCCGACAACGCCTCCGTCGGGCGCCTGGTCCCGACCGCGGTGGGGACGTACGGAGGACTGGACGCCGTTCATGCCAACGCAGGGGACATGGGAGCGGTACAGAAGGACACCGACGTGACCGACATCGACCTCGCGATCCGGGACCGCACCATCGCGGTCAACCTGCGCGGCCACATGCCGGTCTCCCGCCATGCCGTGCCCGAACTCATCGCCCGCGGCGACGCGATCGCCTACACCTCGTCCATTGCCTCGTTCACAGGCGATCCCCAGCGCCCGGCGAACGCCGTGACCGAGGCGGGCATCAACGCGCTCGCACGCCATGTGGCGTCACGCTGGAGCAAGGAGGGCATCCGGGCCAACGCGGTCGCGCCCGGCCCGATCCTGACACCCGAGATCGAGGAGGGCGCACCGCCGGAGACACTGCGGGCCATGCTCGCCAGAAACCGCGGCACTCGCCACGGTCGCGCCGAGGATGCGGCCGGGATGGTGACCTGCCTGGTCTCCGACGAGGGAGCACGGATCAACGGACAGGTCCTCACCGTCGACGGCGGCACCGTACTGCGCTGA
- a CDS encoding SDR family NAD(P)-dependent oxidoreductase — MTGNSGPVYLIAGASSGIGAAVAARAAEAGARVAVCGRRREALAKVADGCGGTAHVADVTVRADVENLVAAVVAEYGRLDGVVANAGIMRPGGVLDLSDEDWDATLRTNLTSVFLLARAAVPELARSRGAFVTVGSIAGLRAPSGMAAYAASKAGAAMLTASIATEFGPLGVRANTVCPGWTRTEMADQEMREFGEPLGLGVDEAYEAVTALVPQRRPALAEEIADAVLWLLGPRSSYVNGSTLTVDGGTTMIDPGAVPFDFALRPRENQD; from the coding sequence GTGACCGGGAACTCGGGGCCGGTGTACCTGATCGCGGGAGCAAGCAGTGGCATCGGTGCCGCCGTCGCGGCCCGCGCGGCGGAGGCCGGAGCCCGCGTCGCCGTCTGCGGAAGGCGACGCGAGGCCCTCGCGAAGGTGGCCGACGGCTGCGGAGGCACCGCACACGTCGCCGACGTCACCGTCCGCGCGGACGTCGAGAACCTGGTCGCCGCCGTCGTGGCCGAGTACGGGCGGCTCGACGGAGTCGTGGCCAACGCCGGGATCATGCGCCCCGGTGGTGTCCTCGACCTCTCCGACGAGGACTGGGACGCCACCCTGCGCACCAACCTCACCTCAGTGTTCCTCCTCGCCCGCGCCGCGGTTCCCGAACTCGCCCGCTCCCGTGGCGCGTTCGTCACTGTCGGCTCCATCGCCGGGCTGCGAGCCCCGTCGGGCATGGCCGCGTACGCCGCTTCCAAGGCGGGGGCGGCGATGCTGACGGCGTCCATCGCCACCGAGTTCGGGCCACTGGGAGTACGGGCCAACACGGTGTGCCCGGGCTGGACCCGCACAGAGATGGCCGACCAGGAGATGCGCGAGTTCGGCGAGCCTCTCGGCCTGGGTGTCGACGAGGCGTACGAGGCGGTCACCGCCCTCGTACCACAGCGGCGCCCCGCGCTCGCGGAGGAGATCGCCGACGCCGTGCTGTGGCTGCTCGGTCCCCGGTCGTCGTACGTCAACGGGAGCACCCTCACCGTCGACGGCGGCACCACGATGATCGACCCGGGAGCTGTGCCCTTCGACTTCGCCCTCCGGCCCCGCGAGAACCAGGACTGA
- a CDS encoding APC family permease: protein MSRQTAPPRTESEAPASSGSLSLTDVVAQSVGFMGPVFSVSVLLPMLVGITTATGNGAGAAAPLSVLLGTVGMLAIGWIVAAYARRIRAAGSLYNYVTEGLGARLGAAAGYVYYAGVLVLGAGIAVLIGGTVYDDLKAEFGFDAVPVWAWQLVVLAVVTAIVHIGVQVSVKVQLALALVSVAVLTVFFVYLIVKVGGDNSLTAFKPSSSAQGWSGIAFSVIYGVLLFTGFESAANLAEETAEPKRSIPRAVMISLIASAVFFLLGCYAQIAGFHFSVDAVAKNAGAPLVALASPGAFGATWVARLVELVILLDMLAVYIGISVAVTRGVLTMARDGWLPKSLTRVSARRGTPIGGTVIVAAVYLLTVLVSQVLPKSVEVPGLPDYFSWYAWLSAFGIFCLAAIYLAMCLGAPRGLKGHVSPAKAWTATAVGVVITGGALFGAVYKVPAPSIYATYGAIAFTVIAVVAAFSVRSRTVEAP, encoded by the coding sequence ATGTCGCGCCAGACCGCACCGCCCAGAACCGAATCCGAGGCGCCCGCGTCCTCCGGCTCGCTGTCCCTCACCGATGTCGTGGCCCAGTCCGTCGGATTCATGGGCCCCGTCTTCTCCGTGTCCGTCCTGCTGCCGATGCTGGTCGGCATCACCACCGCGACCGGCAACGGCGCGGGCGCCGCGGCTCCGCTCTCCGTACTGCTCGGCACCGTGGGCATGCTGGCCATCGGCTGGATCGTCGCCGCATACGCCCGCCGCATCCGGGCCGCCGGCTCCCTCTACAACTACGTGACCGAGGGGCTCGGCGCCCGCCTTGGTGCTGCCGCTGGATACGTCTACTACGCGGGAGTCCTGGTCCTCGGCGCAGGCATCGCCGTGCTGATCGGTGGAACCGTCTACGACGACCTCAAGGCCGAGTTCGGCTTCGACGCCGTGCCGGTGTGGGCATGGCAGCTAGTCGTCCTGGCCGTGGTCACCGCCATCGTGCACATCGGTGTCCAGGTCTCCGTCAAAGTCCAGCTCGCCCTCGCGCTCGTCTCCGTGGCCGTTCTGACGGTGTTCTTCGTCTACCTGATCGTCAAAGTGGGCGGGGACAACAGCCTGACGGCCTTCAAACCGTCCAGCTCCGCACAGGGGTGGAGCGGCATCGCCTTCTCCGTCATCTACGGCGTTCTGCTCTTCACCGGTTTCGAGTCCGCCGCCAACCTCGCCGAGGAGACGGCCGAGCCGAAGCGCTCCATCCCGCGGGCCGTCATGATCTCCCTGATCGCGTCCGCGGTCTTCTTCCTGCTGGGCTGCTACGCCCAGATCGCAGGCTTCCACTTCAGCGTCGACGCCGTCGCCAAGAACGCCGGGGCCCCGCTCGTCGCCCTCGCCTCGCCGGGCGCCTTCGGCGCCACCTGGGTCGCCCGTCTGGTCGAACTGGTCATCCTGCTCGACATGCTGGCCGTGTACATCGGTATCTCCGTCGCGGTGACCCGCGGTGTCCTGACCATGGCCCGTGACGGCTGGCTGCCCAAGTCCCTGACCCGGGTCAGCGCACGGCGCGGCACCCCGATCGGCGGCACCGTGATCGTGGCCGCCGTCTACCTCCTCACCGTCCTCGTCAGTCAGGTCCTCCCCAAGAGTGTGGAGGTCCCGGGCCTGCCCGACTACTTCAGCTGGTACGCCTGGCTGTCCGCCTTCGGCATCTTCTGTCTCGCCGCGATCTACCTCGCGATGTGCCTCGGCGCACCGCGCGGGCTCAAGGGTCACGTGAGCCCCGCCAAGGCATGGACCGCGACCGCCGTGGGCGTGGTGATCACCGGAGGCGCGCTGTTCGGCGCCGTCTACAAGGTGCCCGCACCGTCGATCTACGCCACGTACGGCGCCATCGCCTTCACGGTGATCGCGGTCGTCGCCGCGTTCTCCGTCCGGTCCCGCACGGTGGAGGCGCCGTGA
- a CDS encoding glutamine synthetase family protein gives MDRRPPVSDRTPPSSAERITYLAAELSDRGIDLVRVLWSDLHGVARGKEIPTDELPRFADHGVAFCQALMVTDLAGNPLHVPESAGSGWPDADARIDPDTLALPGYAPGIAYLLAEVTDPAAHGAPLRFDPRSLLRGQVDRLTTRGLHPVAAPELEFYLLREDRTAPHGWRRYLERDTAGYVVGTAYDPDDMLPLLIRECRALGLGVLAGIQEFSGGQYEINQGHGPALAAADKAFLFKYAVKEIAARNGMRATFMGKPFADRSGSGNHVHLSLTDAQGRNLFADDTAADGLSPLAKAFLAGLLEHAPALMAVLNPTVNAYKRLAASGSLAPTAANWGYDNRLAYARIPPERGPGARVEVRIGDGAGNPYLTIAALLAAGLDGVENGLVPPPPISGDRGDEGAPLPTSFGEALTALEQDKVLGEALGDRFVQVFTELKRMELARFAQAVTDWEFNEYSWML, from the coding sequence ATGGACCGGAGGCCCCCGGTGTCCGACCGCACTCCCCCCTCTTCCGCCGAACGGATCACATACCTCGCCGCCGAGCTCTCCGACCGGGGCATCGACCTGGTCCGCGTGCTCTGGAGCGACCTGCACGGCGTGGCACGCGGCAAGGAGATTCCGACCGACGAACTCCCCCGGTTCGCCGACCACGGCGTCGCCTTCTGCCAGGCGCTGATGGTGACCGACCTCGCGGGCAACCCCCTGCACGTCCCCGAGTCGGCGGGCAGCGGCTGGCCCGACGCGGACGCCCGCATCGACCCCGACACGCTCGCCCTGCCCGGCTACGCGCCCGGAATCGCCTATCTGCTCGCCGAGGTCACGGACCCGGCGGCCCACGGGGCGCCGCTGCGCTTCGACCCGCGATCCCTCCTGCGCGGCCAGGTCGACCGGCTGACGACCCGAGGACTTCATCCGGTCGCCGCCCCCGAGCTGGAGTTCTACCTCCTACGCGAGGACCGCACCGCACCGCACGGCTGGCGACGGTATCTGGAGCGGGACACGGCCGGTTACGTCGTCGGCACCGCCTACGACCCGGACGACATGCTTCCGCTGCTCATCCGGGAATGCCGTGCCCTCGGTCTCGGCGTGCTCGCCGGCATCCAGGAGTTCAGCGGCGGGCAGTACGAGATCAACCAGGGGCACGGCCCGGCGCTGGCCGCCGCGGACAAGGCATTCCTCTTCAAGTACGCCGTGAAGGAGATCGCAGCCCGAAACGGGATGCGGGCCACCTTCATGGGCAAGCCCTTCGCCGACCGGTCGGGCAGCGGAAACCACGTGCACCTGTCGCTCACCGACGCTCAGGGCCGCAACCTGTTCGCCGACGACACCGCCGCCGACGGGCTCTCGCCGCTCGCCAAAGCCTTCCTTGCCGGGCTGTTGGAACACGCCCCCGCCCTGATGGCGGTGCTCAACCCGACCGTCAACGCCTACAAGCGCCTGGCCGCCTCCGGTTCACTGGCGCCCACCGCGGCCAACTGGGGCTACGACAACCGGCTCGCCTACGCCAGGATCCCTCCCGAACGTGGTCCCGGCGCCCGAGTCGAGGTCCGTATCGGCGACGGCGCGGGCAACCCGTACCTGACGATCGCGGCCCTCCTGGCGGCCGGGCTCGACGGCGTGGAAAACGGTCTCGTACCCCCGCCTCCCATCAGCGGCGACCGCGGAGACGAGGGAGCCCCGCTGCCGACCTCGTTCGGTGAGGCGCTGACGGCCCTCGAACAGGACAAGGTGCTCGGCGAGGCATTGGGCGACCGATTCGTGCAGGTGTTCACCGAACTGAAGCGCATGGAGCTCGCCCGCTTCGCGCAGGCCGTCACCGACTGGGAGTTCAACGAGTACTCCTGGATGCTGTGA
- a CDS encoding helix-turn-helix domain-containing protein: MSSYVALGEQVASGLDRRTELKEFLRSRRARLRPEDVGLPSHGRRRVPGLRREELAQLAGVSFAYYTLLEQGYGETMSAEVLDSIARALRLTEEEREHLIRLAQPERHRATQAASTEQPLRPSLQHLVDTLGVPAYVIDRRLNILGWNRLATAVFGDWGRLAPDERNAAKLAFLSPEARERFADPDSIALSIGKALRMNAGKSPEDPHFSTLIQELSQKSEEFRELWARHEVSCGTIGDVVRMRHPLVGEFDLVHEPMALPGGAPMRLATYHAEPDSPSEKALRVLASCEPEPLR; this comes from the coding sequence ATGTCTTCATATGTGGCGCTTGGTGAACAAGTGGCGTCCGGACTCGACCGGCGTACCGAGTTGAAGGAGTTCCTGCGATCGCGCAGGGCCCGGCTCAGGCCAGAGGACGTGGGCCTGCCCTCGCACGGACGGCGGCGGGTTCCCGGGCTGCGGCGCGAGGAGCTGGCGCAGCTCGCGGGGGTGTCGTTCGCGTATTACACACTCCTGGAGCAGGGTTACGGCGAGACCATGTCGGCCGAGGTACTGGACTCCATCGCCCGCGCCCTGCGCCTGACCGAGGAGGAACGTGAGCATCTGATCCGGCTGGCCCAGCCCGAACGGCACAGGGCGACGCAGGCAGCATCCACGGAACAGCCACTGCGGCCCAGCCTGCAGCATCTGGTCGACACGCTCGGGGTGCCCGCCTACGTCATTGACCGGCGCCTGAACATTCTGGGGTGGAACCGACTCGCCACCGCCGTCTTCGGGGACTGGGGCAGGCTGGCGCCCGACGAGCGCAATGCGGCCAAGCTGGCCTTTCTCTCGCCCGAGGCACGCGAGAGGTTCGCCGATCCGGACAGCATTGCTCTGAGCATCGGGAAAGCCTTGCGCATGAACGCCGGCAAAAGCCCCGAGGACCCACACTTCTCCACGCTGATCCAGGAGTTGTCGCAGAAGAGCGAGGAATTCCGGGAGCTGTGGGCACGGCACGAGGTGAGCTGCGGGACCATCGGCGATGTCGTACGGATGCGGCACCCGCTGGTGGGCGAGTTCGACCTCGTCCACGAACCGATGGCCCTGCCCGGAGGCGCCCCCATGCGGCTGGCCACGTACCACGCCGAGCCTGACTCTCCCTCGGAGAAAGCCCTGCGCGTGCTGGCCAGTTGCGAGCCGGAGCCGCTGCGCTGA
- a CDS encoding molybdenum cofactor biosynthesis protein MoaE, producing the protein MAADGPHEHPGERPHPQPITLLAIRRTPLSLDEVFQAVGDEAAGGIALFVGTVRNHDGGVGVDALGYSCHPTAGAEMRRIAEKGVANHPVRALAAVHRVGELAVGDTAVVVAVACPHRQDAFAACRQLIDDLKREVPIWKHQKFSDGTDEWVSA; encoded by the coding sequence ATGGCAGCCGACGGACCGCACGAGCACCCCGGTGAGCGGCCGCACCCGCAACCGATCACGCTGCTCGCGATACGGCGGACACCGCTTTCCCTGGACGAGGTGTTCCAGGCTGTCGGTGACGAAGCGGCTGGTGGAATCGCGCTGTTCGTCGGAACAGTACGCAACCATGACGGGGGCGTGGGCGTTGACGCACTGGGTTATTCGTGCCATCCGACGGCGGGCGCCGAGATGCGACGGATCGCGGAGAAGGGCGTGGCGAACCACCCGGTGCGTGCCCTCGCCGCGGTGCACCGGGTCGGTGAACTCGCGGTGGGAGACACGGCGGTCGTGGTCGCTGTCGCATGTCCTCACCGACAGGATGCCTTCGCAGCCTGCCGGCAACTGATCGACGACCTCAAGCGCGAGGTGCCCATCTGGAAACACCAGAAGTTCTCGGACGGGACCGATGAATGGGTCAGCGCGTGA
- the moaA gene encoding GTP 3',8-cyclase MoaA → MLIDTYGRAATDLRVSLTDRCNLRCTYCMPEEGLQWLAKPDLLNDDEIVRLIDIAVRALGITEVRFTGGEPLLRPGLVGMVARVAALASRPRMSLTTNGIGLKRTASALKAAGLDRVNVSLDTLRPEVFKTLTRRDRHQDVVEGLHAAREAGLTPVKVNSVLMPGLNDDEAPDLLAWAVEHDYELRFIEQMPLDAQHGWKRDGMITSGDILTSLRTRFELTPEGAAKRGSAPAERWLVDGGPHVVGVIASVTRPFCSACDRTRLTADGQVRTCLFATEETDLRAALRSGAPDEEIARIWRLAMWGKKRGAGLDDPSFVQPERPMSAIGG, encoded by the coding sequence GTGCTCATCGACACATACGGCCGGGCGGCCACCGACCTGAGGGTCTCGCTGACCGACCGCTGCAACCTGCGCTGCACCTACTGCATGCCCGAAGAAGGCCTGCAGTGGCTGGCCAAGCCCGACCTGCTCAACGACGACGAGATCGTCCGCCTGATCGACATCGCGGTCAGGGCTCTGGGCATCACGGAGGTCCGGTTCACCGGCGGCGAGCCCCTGCTGCGCCCCGGCCTCGTCGGCATGGTCGCGCGGGTCGCCGCCCTCGCCTCCCGCCCCCGGATGTCCCTGACGACGAACGGCATCGGCCTCAAGCGCACCGCGTCCGCACTGAAAGCGGCGGGCCTGGACCGGGTCAACGTCTCCCTGGACACCCTCCGCCCGGAGGTCTTCAAGACCCTCACCCGCCGCGACCGTCACCAGGACGTCGTCGAGGGCCTGCACGCCGCGCGCGAGGCGGGTCTGACCCCGGTCAAGGTCAACTCGGTCCTGATGCCGGGCCTCAACGACGACGAAGCTCCGGACCTGCTGGCCTGGGCGGTCGAGCACGACTACGAGCTGCGTTTCATCGAGCAGATGCCCCTGGACGCCCAGCACGGCTGGAAGCGCGACGGCATGATCACTTCCGGAGACATCCTCACCTCCCTGCGTACCCGCTTCGAGCTGACCCCCGAGGGTGCGGCGAAGCGCGGCTCAGCCCCCGCGGAGCGCTGGCTGGTCGACGGCGGCCCCCATGTGGTCGGCGTCATCGCCTCCGTCACCCGCCCGTTCTGTTCGGCCTGCGACCGCACCCGCCTGACCGCCGACGGCCAGGTCCGCACCTGCCTGTTCGCCACCGAGGAGACGGACCTGCGAGCGGCGCTGCGCTCGGGCGCGCCGGACGAGGAGATCGCCCGCATCTGGCGGCTGGCGATGTGGGGCAAGAAGAGGGGCGCGGGCCTGGACGACCCGTCGTTCGTCCAGCCGGAGCGGCCCATGTCAGCCATCGGGGGCTGA
- a CDS encoding XdhC family protein yields the protein MLNIADTLYGWCRQDRPFALATIIQVSGSAPLPPGTALAVDTDGNAVGSISGGCVEGAVYELCTQVLESGEPPVRVSFGYSDSDAFAVGLTCGGELEVLVQRIDPAEHPHLTTTLEQVLTGVPVAVAQVIDGPLRLLGRTLSVLGGGSAYTGTLGTRQTDQTVVGQVSALLRAGRTGRVEVGGDADTCPEKLTLLVHTHAAPPRMLIFGAVDFTAALSRVGHFLGYQVTVCDARPVFATPERFPYADEVVVDWPHRYLGRTETDARTVICVLTHDAKFDIPLLRAALDLPVGYIGAMGSRRTHEHRLERLREAGVPEEHLARLRSPIGLDLGAHTPEETAISITAEIVAHINKGTCLPLSRVRGPIHHAVPTALMTSPAELLSV from the coding sequence ATGCTGAACATCGCGGACACGCTGTACGGCTGGTGCCGCCAGGACCGCCCGTTCGCGCTGGCCACCATCATCCAGGTCAGCGGCAGCGCACCCCTGCCCCCCGGCACCGCCCTTGCCGTGGACACCGACGGCAACGCGGTCGGCAGCATCTCCGGAGGATGCGTCGAAGGCGCCGTCTACGAACTGTGCACGCAGGTCCTGGAATCCGGCGAACCCCCCGTCCGGGTCTCCTTCGGCTACTCCGACAGCGACGCCTTCGCCGTCGGGCTCACCTGCGGCGGCGAACTGGAGGTCCTGGTCCAGCGGATCGACCCCGCTGAGCATCCCCACCTCACCACCACCCTGGAACAGGTACTGACCGGCGTGCCCGTCGCCGTGGCTCAGGTGATCGACGGGCCACTGCGCCTCCTCGGCCGCACCCTGTCCGTCCTCGGGGGCGGCAGCGCGTACACGGGGACACTGGGCACCCGGCAGACGGACCAGACGGTGGTCGGCCAGGTCAGCGCGCTGCTGCGGGCAGGACGGACCGGCCGCGTCGAGGTCGGCGGGGACGCCGACACCTGCCCGGAGAAACTGACCCTTCTGGTCCACACCCATGCGGCCCCGCCCCGCATGCTGATCTTCGGCGCCGTCGACTTCACCGCGGCCCTCAGCCGGGTCGGCCACTTCCTGGGCTACCAGGTCACCGTCTGCGACGCCCGGCCCGTCTTCGCCACCCCGGAACGCTTTCCGTACGCGGACGAGGTCGTCGTCGACTGGCCGCACCGCTACCTGGGACGAACCGAGACCGACGCGCGCACCGTGATCTGCGTCCTCACCCACGACGCCAAGTTCGACATCCCCCTGCTCCGCGCGGCTCTCGACCTCCCGGTCGGCTACATCGGCGCGATGGGCTCCCGCCGCACCCACGAACACCGCCTGGAACGTCTGCGCGAGGCCGGCGTACCCGAGGAGCATCTCGCCCGTCTGCGTTCACCGATCGGCCTGGACCTCGGTGCCCACACCCCCGAGGAGACGGCGATCTCCATCACCGCGGAGATCGTCGCCCACATCAACAAGGGGACCTGCCTGCCCCTGTCCCGCGTCCGCGGTCCCATCCACCATGCCGTCCCCACAGCCCTGATGACATCACCGGCCGAACTCCTGAGTGTGTGA
- a CDS encoding xanthine dehydrogenase family protein molybdopterin-binding subunit, producing the protein MSPQPQAAVGAPLSRVDGRLKVTGQAKYTADHDIEGVVHAVIVDSSIARGRITGIDTRAAVAHPGVLGVISHLDKPSLTYRRNPIGNAFPGERLHVFQDDTVRFFGQPVAVVVATTLEVAQHAASLVRVSYDAERPSTDLTRSPAQAGPAPFALPYARGDAQAALGAADVRLEMTYRLARNHHNPMETPATIARWEGDKLTAWDKTQYVIGAQNELAAVFGIPLENVRVLSPFVGGAFGSGLKTWPHVTIAALAARETGRPVKLALTRRQMYFMVGYRPAYEYKLRVGSTGRGRLTAMTHDFKYETSRYEQFWEANLALGRMLYAVPNVSQNPQIVPLDVSTPLWMRGPGYSSSAFVIETAVDELAYKLGVDPIELRLRNEPGEDPSTQQPFSTRRLRECFRVGSRAFGWQRRNPRPRSTRDGDWLTGTGVATGCYDVFRGRAQAHARLDADGTVVVQSATHDIGTGTYTSMTQVAADALGLAVRDITFQLGDSAMPPAPAQGASQTMLSVGSAVQDTCDKLREQAVALAVADDGSPLHGVAPGDIVVRGGRLHVTGDPTRGETYRQLLARNNHAYLESRGSYTPEEESRFSMYGYAAMFAEVAVDARLGLVRVRRMLGVYDAGRIINPKLAESQAVGGMVGGIGAALLEHTVTDHRDGRIVNANLADYLVPVNADIPDLKAVYLDGEDYDAGPIGVKSLGELVQVGVAPAIANAVFHATGKRVRELPITAEALF; encoded by the coding sequence ATGAGCCCGCAACCACAGGCAGCCGTCGGAGCGCCGCTGTCCCGGGTGGACGGACGGCTGAAGGTCACCGGCCAGGCCAAGTACACCGCCGACCACGACATCGAGGGCGTCGTGCACGCCGTCATCGTCGACAGCAGCATCGCGCGCGGCCGTATCACCGGCATCGACACGCGCGCCGCCGTTGCCCACCCCGGGGTCCTGGGCGTCATCAGCCATCTCGACAAGCCCAGCCTGACCTACCGCCGGAACCCGATCGGCAACGCTTTCCCGGGGGAGCGGCTGCACGTTTTCCAGGACGACACCGTCCGGTTCTTCGGCCAGCCGGTCGCGGTCGTGGTGGCCACCACGCTGGAGGTCGCGCAGCACGCCGCGAGCCTGGTGAGGGTCTCCTACGACGCGGAGCGGCCGTCGACCGATCTGACCCGCAGTCCGGCCCAGGCCGGACCCGCTCCCTTCGCCCTGCCATACGCGCGGGGCGACGCCCAGGCGGCTTTGGGCGCCGCGGACGTCCGGTTGGAGATGACCTACCGGCTCGCGCGCAACCACCACAATCCGATGGAGACGCCCGCCACCATCGCCCGATGGGAGGGCGACAAACTGACCGCGTGGGACAAGACCCAGTATGTGATCGGCGCGCAGAACGAGCTCGCGGCGGTCTTCGGGATCCCGTTGGAGAATGTGCGTGTCCTGTCGCCGTTCGTCGGCGGCGCGTTCGGCAGCGGCCTGAAGACGTGGCCGCATGTCACCATCGCGGCGCTCGCCGCACGCGAGACCGGCCGCCCGGTGAAGCTCGCGCTGACCCGCCGGCAGATGTACTTCATGGTGGGTTACCGGCCCGCCTACGAGTACAAGCTGCGTGTCGGGAGCACCGGGCGGGGACGACTGACCGCGATGACCCACGACTTCAAGTACGAGACCTCCCGCTACGAGCAGTTCTGGGAGGCCAACCTGGCGCTCGGGCGGATGCTGTACGCCGTGCCCAACGTCAGCCAGAACCCCCAGATCGTGCCGCTCGATGTGAGTACCCCGTTGTGGATGCGTGGTCCTGGTTACAGCAGTTCCGCCTTCGTCATCGAGACCGCGGTGGACGAACTCGCTTACAAGCTGGGTGTCGACCCGATCGAGCTGCGGCTGCGCAACGAACCCGGTGAGGATCCCTCGACGCAGCAGCCCTTCTCGACACGGCGGTTGCGCGAGTGCTTCCGTGTCGGATCCCGTGCCTTTGGCTGGCAGCGGCGCAATCCCAGGCCGCGCTCGACCCGTGACGGGGACTGGCTGACCGGCACCGGGGTGGCCACCGGCTGCTACGACGTGTTCCGTGGACGGGCCCAGGCGCATGCCCGGCTGGATGCGGACGGCACGGTGGTCGTCCAGTCCGCGACCCATGACATCGGCACGGGCACGTACACGTCCATGACCCAGGTCGCCGCAGACGCCCTCGGCCTGGCGGTACGCGACATCACTTTCCAGCTGGGTGACTCCGCGATGCCGCCGGCCCCGGCTCAGGGCGCCTCGCAGACCATGCTCAGTGTGGGATCCGCCGTTCAGGACACCTGCGACAAGCTGCGTGAGCAGGCCGTCGCCCTCGCGGTGGCGGACGACGGCTCGCCGCTGCACGGAGTCGCGCCCGGTGACATCGTGGTCCGGGGCGGTCGGCTGCACGTCACGGGCGACCCCACGCGCGGGGAGACCTACCGGCAGCTTCTGGCCCGCAACAACCATGCCTACCTGGAGTCGCGCGGGTCGTACACGCCCGAGGAGGAGAGCCGGTTCTCGATGTACGGCTACGCCGCGATGTTCGCCGAGGTCGCTGTCGACGCCCGGCTCGGGCTGGTGCGGGTGCGGCGGATGCTCGGGGTGTACGACGCGGGCCGGATCATCAATCCGAAGCTCGCCGAGAGCCAGGCCGTCGGCGGCATGGTGGGCGGTATCGGTGCGGCCCTGCTGGAGCACACGGTGACCGACCATCGCGACGGGCGGATCGTCAACGCCAACCTCGCCGACTACCTCGTGCCCGTCAACGCCGACATCCCCGATCTCAAGGCCGTCTACCTCGACGGGGAGGACTACGACGCCGGCCCCATCGGTGTGAAGAGCCTCGGGGAACTCGTGCAGGTCGGCGTGGCACCTGCCATCGCCAACGCGGTCTTCCACGCCACCGGAAAGCGGGTCCGCGAACTGCCCATCACCGCCGAAGCCCTGTTCTGA